The genome window TCCTTGAACCTCACATGcccgaaacaacaacaagtcaaCCTTTGTCAGTATGtcagtgtgtctgtgtatctgtgtatacacacacagttacaGTGACagtgacagcgacagcgacagttATAGACAAACCCACTTACCTACATTCAGAACGTGCTAAACAGTGCGTATGTGTGATAAAAAAAAGCTACCTGAAAGCCACTCAAAGAAGTCCACATGCTCGCAAGCTCAAAGCTAATGCAATACTCACTCAAGCTGAAGTTCTCCCCCTTTCCCTCCACCAATCGTCGCATCATGAGTTTTCCCTTTCGAGCACTTTTCGATTGTGTCATTTGGCATCggttttattatgaaattgcGACAGTCAGCGAAGCTTATTTATGCTGATTTACTTGCACAACAAATCCATAAATTCGCACAGAACAAATACGCACTTCTAAAGTGAAGAAATAGTGACTTAGATCCATGCAATATGGATAGAAATTTCTTAAAGCTAGTGCAGATTCAACAAGTGATTGTCTGAAGTGGGAGTAAGATTTGTAATATATTATCTTTTAACAAGGAGATTTTGTCTCTGGCTAATGCGAAGTTGCTTTGACaactttaaaaagttttatgtttttatttgtaatagaAAAAATTACAAACATTAAATAGCTCCATAATCAGTTTATTCATTACTTAACTCTCCTAATGGGTTACTTTGAAGATTaaatgtaaaagttattttcaagaaaaaattaatgaaaaacatGAGCTTATggactttaaaataataatgtgaaGTTTCactcatataaaaatattgattttgttgGAGTACGAATTGCATCGAAAGTAAATTTGCTAATTTTAATGCCGTGAGgaacaatttttcaattgataTTGACATCTTAAACAATCATCAACATTAAACTTGATTGATCGCAAATTTATCAACAAGAAAGTATTTTCAACAGTTTTTTCTAAGGTAAGGTATGTTGGTAAGAATTTTAGTATAGAAAGGAACAGAACTTTACTACAGGGTAAAATGTGTCCTTACAAATTTTAGTGTAGAAAGAAACAGTTTCCCTTCGActgaataattttgaaaaaaatgttttcgaaaatattcaataaaaatcatgTCTAGTAGAGACAAAACCTTTtacaaaaaaactttaaatttaagcttAGATTTCAAGTCATGCTCAACTATACAATTTACTCTATGAAAGTGTCATGAAAGCAAAATTGGAGCTTATGCTTTAGTTTAACAATTGTGTCTTAATGAATAGTGGAGCTCCAAGTACTGTGAATAATGGTCAAGTACTCAGTTAATATGCTTTGATTTGTCAATTACACTATGAAAAGTAACGAGTCTCCGACAGCTACAAAGAGCTGCTATAATTGCAGAAATTTCCGAGCTGTCTCTCCCTTTTATTAGGCATATGCCCAAGGaaaactaaacacacacacacacacacacaccctcagCACACACACCCCCTTAGTTTATTACACAGCCAGTGAGCAGTGACAAAGAGCAACAGACTAATTGGGCTTTTGTCTACCTAAACAGCTGCTAAAGGATAATCACAGACAGGATGCTGTAGTCAGCGCAGTGCGAAGAAGCAAACCAATAAAGCATAGttgagcgagcgagagagacaaaAGAGACAAcgccagcggcagcagcgaaGCAAAGAGCAGAACGAGAGGCGTTTAATAGCGTTGAGATAGTGACAGGATGAATCCCTACAATGCTGGAGCTGGAGGAGGAGGTGCAGCCAATCCATTTGGAGCGCCTGCATCGAATGTTGGCTATGgacaaccacagcagcagcagccgaacATGGGTTATGGCTATGAGCAGCAGGCAACTGGTGGATACGATCAAGGCGGAGGAGTTGCCTatggacaacagcagcagcagcagcaggcgggCTATGGACCTCCAGGCGCCCGACCGCGTGTCGATGTGGAGGCTAGTGGCGAGGTGGATCCGAATTTGTAAGTAAACCAACATTAAAACCATCAAAAGACTGCTCTTATTAACGTTCATCTTTAGGTATCCTGAGGCCAAGGATTCAACGCACAAAGTACGCGGACACTCGGAGATCTTGCAAATGTTCTTTGGCGCCACGGAGCAGGAGCTGATTCCCGTCAAGAgtttctacttcttcttctacgCCGCCTTTGGTTCGCTCTTCCCGCTGATGGGCGTCTACTTCAAGCAGATGGGCATGAATCCGGGTCAATGCGGCATTCTCGTTGGCATGCGTCCGTTTGTCGAGTTCCTTTCGGCGCCCTTCTGGGGCTCCTATGCGGATCGTTGTCGCCAGGGcaagaagctgctgctggcctCGCTCGCCTGCTGGGTGCTCTTCACCATACCGTTGAGCTTCATCCGGCCGGAAGCCGTCAATTGCATTGAGCGTCGCAATGCCACCGATTTTGTGCTCACTTATACGCGCACCAAGCGCGACACTTCGGCCATGTATGAGCCGGATCATGAGCTGGCCTACGATGAGCTGGACATGCTCGCCGAGGATCAGGATGAGGAGCAGGTGTCGCACATTAGACGCAAGAGATCGCTGCTCTTGCCGCGCATTGATGCGGGCATCTCTCCAGTGCACATCAACTTTGTGAGCAACTACGATGATAAGAATCACAGGGATTATGTGACGCCCATCTTCAGCTCTATGGTTTATCGCACACCAGTAAGTTCTTTAATTTTGgataataaatatgttcaCTTATATGTAACAATTACAGTTCAGTCTAATTTTAGAAACTTTGAAGGATTTTTAAAAGAATATgtttaatatgtatatgacatacatatgtagtttCCTTCAAGTGTCGACTTACAAATACTTGATaaccattttaaaattatatccTATATTCCTTTATTTTAGAAACCATTATTAATAGTACAAATACAGAAAGGAATCCAAAGTAAAGTCAGCTTCAATAATATACTCAGTataatatactacaacagCTTGTGTGATACATTATCAGATACGTTTTATCTATTTctaaatagtataaaataagATGGAAGTCCACAGCCGAGACAGCTTTAGCTTAAAATACCtacttatatattatatttcagaAACAAAAGCTAGATTAATATGATTATATATAAGACACTTCAACGAAATAACTAGATTTTCTTAGGAATAAGGTTCCAAATTTCGAGATTTTCTGATAAATCTTTTAGCTCCATATTAAGatctaaataaatttatagttAGCGTATTATATAGCAagcatatttcaaatgttcTCTGTTTTGTAATAATACTTCTCTGATTTCTATATGTAATTTTATGAGTGAAATACTTGAGTACTAAAAGTATTCTTCATATTGTAATTCCGAATTTGGAATTCAGAATTTATTTCTAATGTGTAATCACAGCAGTTGAAGTCTTCAGGCTATTTCTTAAGTACAATTTTACCATTATCTGAACAGTTTCCAATTTCTAATTTCAAGAATATTGAAGTCCATATATATTGTTCCATAATATATCTTAtcccattttaaattttctctCTACCTCCTTCTTACTTTTACAGGACATCCAAAAGGCattctttttgctgttgctggtcaTCCTTATAGGCGAGTTCTTCAGCGCTCCAGCCATTACCTTGGCAGATTCGGCAGTCATTACGCTGCTGGGCGAGGATGCGGATAAGTATGGACATCAGCGAATGTTTGGCTCCCTCGGCTGGGGCATCTCAATGTTCTTGGTGGGCATTGCACTGGATCACTCCACCTCGTTCTCCAATCATCCATGCGGCGCTGGCAACAAGGAAAAGAACTATAACATTTGTTTCTCCATCTTCTCGGTGTTGATGACCTGTGCCATCATCTCGGCCGCGAAGATCACGTTCAAGTACGAGCCCGTGGATGAGAGTCAACAGCAGGCATCGGCACAGTTTGTGGATCCCAACAAGAAGGCCGAGGAGGAGTCGATGAATCAGCTGGCCGCTCAACTCAATCTACCATCACTGGCTGTGGGTAGCGGCAGCGCCGCTTCAGGTGCCTGCGCTGGTGGCGTCAGCAGTTTCCTTGCTGCTGGCCATCAGGCGCAACCGCATATTGGGGCCGAGTCCAAGGTGTTTGCCCAGACGGCCAAGGAGTTGCCCGAGTGGATGACGGTGTTGACCCACTTCAAGGATGTGAAGACAGCGTCGTTTCTGTTTGTCGCCTGGTTCATGGGCTTTGGCATCGGTTTGATTTTCACTTTTCTGTTCTGGCATTTGCAAGACTATGGCGGCACGCCCACATTGTTCGGTGTCGCTTCCGTGATCAATCATGTGTCCGAAATCTTTGCCTATTTCTTTAGCTTCCGCTTGATCACCCAAATCGGTCATGTGAAGGTGCTGTGCTTGGGCCTCATTGGCAATGTGCTGCGTTTTCTGTACATCTCGTATCTGACCAATCCGTGGATGGTGTTGCCCTTCGAACTGATGCAGGGCATCACACACGCCGCCGTCTGGGCGGCCTCGTGCTCCTACATTGCTCACAACACGCCCAAGCACTTACGCGCCTCGGGTCAGGGGGTGCTGCAGGGCATCCATCATGGCTTGGGTCGTGGCTGTGGCGCCATCATTGGTGGCATGTTTGTCACCTACTACGGTACTACTGCTACCTTCCGTTGGTATGGTATCGCTTGCCTCTTCGTGCTCGGTCTCTTCATCTTCATCAATTTCTATCGCAAAGAGCAGGGCTTCATCTCGGACATTCCCGTCACCGAGGATCCGCATCAGGTAAGTTGCCGATCCGCTGAAATGAACAATTCTTTAGATGAGCTCGTCTTGCACAGGTAGATTAATGCACTTACTTTTTAATTCTTGAATGTCATATACCCGGTAGTCATCGAATCGAAGTGTAAACTGAGTAAACTACAagcataacaaaataatttaaaaatatatttctatcaGCTCTATCTCTATAAATATAGCTTCAATAATAACATTCACTTATTAGTCCGTGAAATGACACAATACtcctttaaattaaatgttgttttaaatttgaatctACCTTCTACCACCTTctgtaaattaaatgatattttcaattattttccaGCCTTCAGAAAGCAAATTTAAAGCTAATGTTatgaaaagagaaaataatgctcatatttaaattgcatttaaattatttcccACTCACAAAAAAACTGAATTCAAAGCTgaatcttttaaaaatattataaatattgtaacgtaaatatttcaaaaaaaatgttgttaaataTAAGTATTGTAGCAATGTATATTACAATATtgcattacaaaaatatattaacagTTAGTAAAGGtgttttctaaaaatttcataCATATCAAATAATAGATTTCACAATagttaatcaaaaataattaccAAGCTGTGAATACTTTTTTAagataatataaaatataatatttaccttAAACTCTGATGATTTGAATgccgggtatctcacagtcgaactcgactgtagctttctttctaACATTTCACTCGCTTGCCAAATATTGACTTATATTAAAACTTCGCAGGTGGCTGAGGAAACTTCTCACTTGGCTCCCCATGGCGTGCCCAGCAATCCGATACCGCGTGCTCTGTCCAATTCGCGTTTGAACGAAATGAATCCTAATGGCGGACCCTATGGCACCTATCAGACCACTGGCGGCAATCTGGATATAcccggcggcggtggcggtgcaCATAATCCGTTCGCACAGTAAATCGATGGCTTCCCAGAGATTACACAAAGAGTCCTCGCAAAACCACAAGAACCTGGAGACAACTTGGCAAAAGAAACCGCAAaagatacatagatacattTAACATAGATACTTTCtcatagcaacaacagcagagaaCGAACCACATTTACATAGACATAATGATATATACACATACTTacttatatggtatatatagaGGGAGTATAACCGCAAACATATCTTGGACATTGGCCTGCAATATTAATTGCCACTCACATTGCTTTATTATGGTTTTTTGGTGCTtatacacacatagatacatacGATTACACTCAcatagatatattttatattgagaCTTCATATACATAGAGAAAGCAATCCGGGATACAGTTAACTTTGGCTTAACTTGGTTCATTTTATTGAAAGCAATTCAAACGAATTTTCATATAGTTGCTtagcatacatatatacgacTACAAGATATACCCTGCATTGGGTTGATCAAAGATATTTACAAAGcatttttgatattatttgCATCGCGATCATATCATATATAAGCGACGGACTCCAATGGAGTTGCATCGAAACCAAGCCATAGACAACTAGAGgaaccaacaacaccaacaacaagcacacaaaaaaacacacaccacaaaaaaaaaagaaaaagaaaaacacgtTACACAGAAAGtacctataaatataatgaaaatgaaagtagcaaatgataaataaaaactaacaaaGTGGAACATgaatatcattttaaaaaatggaGTATGCGAATTTCTTTCAAAGAATTGAGAATAGAAGATTTCcatattttagtttagttctTGACAAATTTTacattcgaaaaataaaaatgtagctGCATTAAATACAAATCGAATAtcgaaaaaatgttaaaaaaaaattatatatagtgAGAAGTGAAGAAACAAATATGGTAACGAATGATATTATGAAAATCCGCCTCATTGCAATCAACTGTTAAAtatctaatttaaaatattgatagcatactatatactatacatatttatatatgtatgtattctaTTATAAAATGgctattttgaaatatttgtcgAATACAAATGAGATTGACGcaccaaaaaaatgaaaacaaaagggaaaaataataaaatacaaatggTGTCTAGTTAAATAACATATTCAGCATTGTACCTAAGAGATACTTTGGTTCGTTCAACTTGATATTATTATGTAAACTATtctagcaaaaacaaaaactcttACTCAATATAaatgtacttatatatacacaagatatattaaatattgttaatgataacaacaaagagagaaaACTCTGTCTTAGATATTGTTGATCATATTTTATGGATATGTTTCAAGAATTTTCggattaatattattataattatactaTACAGTTCTTATGTACAGCACTTTATGAATCTTTGGGTAACTTAGAATTGAgcataattacaaataattatgtttaaataCAAGGCACGAAAGTTATGTTAAATGGGCCGCAATCTAACCAATGGCtctatatatttacttatacCTATAAACATACCATATTACATATAcctaacatacatacataaatgtacaAGTATTATATACAAAGCACATGCCATACCATATTATACATACCccccaaacaaaacaaacaatcgAATAAAACccataaaattaaacaaaacaaatcaacaaaatcaatcAATACGATTAAAACCCAAAAGTCATGTACTATGTATGTTTAATAAAGTTCAAACCGAGTGAATTTAAGGAAAAATACTCAACATTAGTCCCGCCATAAGTATACAAATCGAAAATTATGTTATTGGGCATTTCGAAACGgtttttacaaatattaaatttatagtttaGTTTAAAGTAAAAAGAACTTTGAGTAATCCCTAAGTAGTCAGAAACATTTGTAGttcaagaatttttaaaagtatattatGAAAGATTTTTCTGAGTAGAGATATTTTCAACAGACAGCTAAGAGAATATTATTTAGAGCTCAAGTGGAAGTAGATGAAACATTAATAGAGAATGTTTACCACATTTATAATTatcttttcaataaaatatcagTCCTAGAAATATTCTTACGACTATCTGCATAACACTGTGACAGTTTTGAACATTAAgttaaaattgaattcaagTTTTTTGGATGCCTTTTCACAATCTGATAAATCCAATAGAATTTGGACCAATTCTAAAGTACCATTCAATTTTTGATTAATATATCTTTAAAGTCAAAACAGAATAGCAACTTATAGTTTTGTCTGTAttttacagatacagatagatatatattttagaagtAAATTATAACATTTTAGGAAAGTTCTTATAAAatctgtatttatttataagctaaAATAATCAGAGgtaatgtatatttataaactagGTGGCATCCGATTCCGTTTTGGTTTTCTTGGCTGAGGGAGCTCCTTCATCAGCGGGCAGTTTTTCGGAGAATATAGCCTTGGGCTGAGTTTGCTTGTAGGCAGGCGCAATCCAATAAGGATTCTCTGCCGCATCTTTAGCGAATTTCAGGATAGCTTCACGTGGATCCTGATCATCGTCCACACGCTTGCTCAGACCCAAATTCCGTATGACGTAGGATGAGAGTGTTCCGCCAGAGCTAGCCACACGACCGCCTTGACCGCTGGTAATAGGCAGATCGGGTCTTTTCGATTTGACGGGATCCATGCGTGCTTTCTCCATCTTCTTGCGCGAGGAACGCGTTTTCTCTTGCCTGAATAAGGGCAGGGCATGTGGAGTTATGATCTGAGATACGCCAACCATTTCCATCGGTTGTCGCTTGCGATGAGTCTTCACCACACACAATTTGGCGCCGCGTATGCTACGATGCTCATCATAGTAGCACTTGATGATGCCATTGCCACAGCTGACGAACAGTTGATTCAACTTGGGATGCCACAGCGTTTTGATGATATGTGAACCGGCTACCGGAATACGCTGCACTTGCTCAAAGCTTTGTGTGCTgaagaaatgcaaatttgccTCGGTTTGACCCTTAGCTAGGGATTCACCCGTCACCAGCATGCGATCATCTGGACTAAAGCAACAATCAGTGGTGTCATAGCGTGAATAAAGATCCTTCCAACTGTGCATGGGTTTCTTGAAGTTGCGCAGATCCCACAGCTTCATGGTCTCGTCGTTGCAACGTGTTGCCAGCTGTTGTCCCATGTAGGAGAATACAATGGACGTGATCTCGGAACCCTTTTGATGTGCATCCCGCACACAATGCGTCGTATTCACAAACATCTTGCGTGTATCCCAGGTCTGTATGGAGCCATCCACACAGCCGGCCGCAATCAGTGTGGCATCCCGATTGTAATTGCAGGCCGAGGCACTCGTTCTTAGGCCGCCCTGTGCTCTAGTTTTAATCACCTGCAGTTGCTCCTTGACCCGAAATCCTTGCCAGATACGTAGAGTGCCATCCAAGGCGGCCGTGAGGAATTGCTCACGATTGAAGGGATGCCAGCAGCCCGAGGTTAGCTGTGCCACATGCCCCTTCGTACGACTCATGTCGCTAATATACTGATCTCCCTTACAGCACTCGAGTTTCTCGAAACCATCGCGATCCAGCACCTTGGCCTGTGCATTGCCAGAAATGACTAGTATCATGTCGCCGGTCACTGAGTATTGAAGTGCACGAATTGGATGATTCTCGCAAGGCTGCAGCTGACGAAAACTGCGCATGGACGAGTCCATGCCTGCAAAGTCCCAGAAGCACATGTCATAGTCAATCGAACCGGAAACAATGCGTGCGCCTGATGGATCGCCAGCCAAAGCGAGCACGGCACGCGACCCGTGCTGCATTTGCACTTCGTGTGTGTAGGGAATGCGACGCGGCAAACTCGCCTCACCATCCGAGTCACCATCGCTGTCGGCGTCGTCCTCATCTTCGTCGTCCTTATCAGTTGAAGCTTCTTGCGGAGTCTTGGTTTCAGTACCTTCTGCaggctgttgctgctcagTTTCGGCCACTGCTGCGCTTGGAGGCAATGGTCCTATCacatcatcctcatcctcattcTCTGCTGCTTGTGGCTCTGGAGCAGGCGGCGCTGCTGTGCGCGCTTTGGCAATCTGCTCATTGATGTCAAACACTTTGGCCGCCTTACGTCCAAAGCCACTGATGCCCATCACTTCCTTCAGATGCTGACTTTCCAGATCCTCGGCCACATCTTCAATTTGTCGTATCATTTGCTGCTTGTCCATTTTCTTAAAACCACCGGCATCTTCTTGTTCGTCTTTTTTTCGGCTCAGCTGGAGTTTTATTTACGTTTAGCTGTATTTTGCCGAATGATATTTTACCACGCTGCATTGCACggtttgtattttaattattgaatataagAAATGCTAAACGTTGTGCTcttatgtttatgtttttccTCAGGTGTTTGTTTAACTTATCGGAGTATCGAATATCGATAGCAAGCGGCAAGCAACAGCTGtgcagtgctgccaacttgtactttaaatgaaaaaagcaaattagagccacaaatttaaaaataaaaataataatgggaAGCTGGCATATTTActacaaaagaaaattaatagaccactttttatttgaatattgcgattttttttttaatatcacAGCTGTTTTCAGTGGCGAGAGTCACTTTAGCGCTGCAAACAAATAGCGGTCAGCTGTAAATAGTAGCTGTAAAATAACCGTCACTCTTAATGTGATTATCGAGTAGTTCGCATCTCTAGCGTCTAACCTAAAATTGGGCGCGCAGTGTCTCCGCTCTGTCGGCATTTTTCTCgtgcaaattttgtatttacaaaGTGTTGAAGAATTGCGCAGACTGGTGTAATTATAAGTTTTGTTTATCGTTTCATTAACTCGTGCAGGACACATTAAACATGGTTGACGCGCTGGAGTACAACGACATAAACGCCGAAGTTCGCGGTGTTTTGGTAAGTGTCGCAAATTGGCAAATTTCTCAGCTGCTTTTGTCTGACAGCAATTCTcttctctcccctctctcctTTTGTAGTCTTCGGGACGCCTCAAGCTAACCGAACAgaatatcatatttaaaaacaacaaaacaggcAAAGTGGAGCAAATTGCCGCCGATGACATCGATCTGATCAATTCGCAGAAATTCGTTGGCACCTGGGGACTGCGTGTGTTCACCAAGAGCGGCGCCTTGCATCGCTTTTCGGGCTTCCGCGATAGTGAACACGAGAAATTGGGCAAGTACATCAAGGATGCGTATTCGCAGGAAATGGTCGAGAAGGAGATGTGCGTCAAGGGCTGGAATTGGGGCACTGCCCGTTTCATGGGCTCTGTGCTGAGCTTTGACAAAGACACAAAGACTATCTTTGAGGTGCCGCTGTCACATGTCTCGCAGTGTGTCACCGGCAAAAACGAAGTTACGCTGGAATTTCATCAGAACGATGATGCACCGGTTGGTTTGCTGGAGATGCGCTTCCATATACCCGCTGTGGAGTCGGCTGAGGAGGATCCAGTGGAAAAGTTCCATCAGAATGTGATGAACAAGGCGTCGGTGATATCAGCATCTGGCGAATCGATTGCCATATTCCGCGAGATTCATATACTAACGCCGCGTGGACGCTATGACATCAAAATCTTCTCGACATTCTTCCAGCTGCACGGTAAAACCTTCGATTACAAAATACCCATGGACTCGGTGCTGCGTTTGTTCATGCTACCGCACAAGGACAGTCGTCAAATGTTCTTTGTGCTATCGCTGGATCCACCCATCAAGCAGGGCCAAACACGCTATCATTATCTGGTGCTGCTCTTTGCTCCTGATGAGGAGACAACCATTGAGCTGCCCTTTAGTGAGGCCGAGCTGCGCGATAAGTACGAGGGCAAGCTGGAAAAGGAGCTTTCGGGTCCAGTCTACGAAGTGATGGGCAAGGTAATGAAGGTGCTGATTGGACGCAAGATTACTGGACCTGGCAACTTCATTGGACATTCCGGCACAGCTGCCGTAGGCTGTTCGTTCAAGGCGGCTGCTGGCTATTTGTATCCGCTGGAACGTGGTTTCATTTACATACACAAGCCACCGCTGCACATTCGCTTCGAGGAGATTAGCTCAGTGAATTTCGCACGTAGCGGAGGCTCGACTCGATCCTTTGATTTTGAGGTGACGCTCAAGAATGGCACCGTGCACATCTTCTCGTCGATTGAGAAGGAAGAGTACGCCAAGCTGTTCGATTTCATCACACAGAAGAAACTACATGTGAGCAACATGGGCAAGGATAAGAGCGGCTACAAAGACGTGGACTTTGGTGATTCAGACAATGAGAACGAGCCGGATGCTTATCTGGCACGACTGAAGGCGGAGGCACgtgagaaggaggaggaagacGATGATGGCGATGATTCGGATGAAGAGTCCACCGATGAGGACTTTAAACCAAACGAAAATGAATCCGATGTGGCCGAGGAGTATGACAGCAATGTGCAGAGCGATTCGGATGATGACAGCGATGCTAGCggaggcggcggtggtggAGGCGGCGATGAGGACGGTTCGCCcaagaagaagcacaaggaGAAGAAGCGCGAGAaggagaaaaaagaaagaaaggagAAGGAGCGTACGGTAAGGGAACTAAAACTAATACTGTAATCGATTGAGACACtaattgcaatcaaattgtAGAAAAAGCCCACAAAGAAGAAGGACTCCAATAAGCCGAAGCGTGCTACAACTGCTTTCATGCTGTGGCTCAATGATACACGAGAGGAGATTAAGCGCGAGAATCCCGGCATTAAGGTTACAGAAATTGCCAAGAAGGGCGGCGAGATGTGGCGCGAGCTGAAAGACAAGAGCAAGTGGGAGGATGCCGCTGCCAAGGATAAGCAACGCTATCAGGACGAGATGCGCAATTATAAGCCAGGCGCCGATGCTGGCAGCGATGATGAGGGCTCAAAGAGCAAATCGGTTAAGAAACGCAAAACTGAAGCATCGCCAGCGAAGAAGGCAAATACATCGGGCGGTAGTTTCAAGAGCAAGGAATACATATCCGATGATGATTCCACCAGTTCGGATGAGGCCAAGAACAAGTCTAGTGAGCCGGCGAAAAAGAAGAGCAAATCTGGTGAAGGAAGTGCCAAGAAGAAGGCAAAGGAAAGTGAAAGCGAAGAGGAAGCTAGCGATGAGGAGACCAATGAAAGTAACgaagaagatgatgatgaggatgagggAAGCGATTAGATATCGCAAGCATTACATCAATTCCATaagcacacactcaaacacaccTACACAAATAGAGAACTATAATAGTTGTAAGATATCTGTAactagaagaagaagaagatatTTAGTAGATCGCTAGGTCAATCTACAATTTGATTTGTCTTTTCATTAAACACCAAACACCATCGTCGATTTaatgtttttcaaatttcaatataattgcTGAGTAATTAtgataataaagaaaattgctGTTCAATTTATTGGGAATCCGGTCAAAATTTTAGTATACAATTTCGAGAATGAATTATTGCCAAATTCAGTTGGCGATTGAACAGCGCGCGTTTTGCTTTCGAGCGCGGATAGAAAAAACAACTGCGAACGCGAATCGATCATATGTTTAAGATCTGTTGATATTATTAATGGCGTTCATCTGGTTCATAGTGCATTTGGTCATGCTCGGGCAAATTGTGCAAGCAAGTGTCGTGGATCAGTTCGCATTATGGATGACAACTAATGTGATCTCCCTCTCTCGATAGATAAACGCTTTGGCCAAGTTTACAAATGTCGAGTGTGTTAGCCAGGATGTCAACTATACAGCATTCACCGCCTGTCGACTATATGCGGTTAAACGTGACGTTGCCGAAATGAGTTTACGGCTTAAGATCCTCAAGTTCCCAAAGAAACCAGTTGCGGTGAGTTCTCTATACGAAATAGCCAATGAATTCTGAAAAATATATTGGAAATAAGTTTATATACAGTGTGGTTATATAGTAGTCTGTTCCGCACTTTGATTTTGCTCAAAATACACATCAATTTTATGCAGCAAAGCgttaacaacaaataaaaatatagttaGATTTTCGGTTTGGACcaattaaagtaaaatgtaGCAATTTTACTTGTCT of Drosophila nasuta strain 15112-1781.00 chromosome 3, ASM2355853v1, whole genome shotgun sequence contains these proteins:
- the LOC132789349 gene encoding major facilitator superfamily domain-containing protein 6; this translates as MNPYNAGAGGGGAANPFGAPASNVGYGQPQQQQPNMGYGYEQQATGGYDQGGGVAYGQQQQQQQAGYGPPGARPRVDVEASGEVDPNLYPEAKDSTHKVRGHSEILQMFFGATEQELIPVKSFYFFFYAAFGSLFPLMGVYFKQMGMNPGQCGILVGMRPFVEFLSAPFWGSYADRCRQGKKLLLASLACWVLFTIPLSFIRPEAVNCIERRNATDFVLTYTRTKRDTSAMYEPDHELAYDELDMLAEDQDEEQVSHIRRKRSLLLPRIDAGISPVHINFVSNYDDKNHRDYVTPIFSSMVYRTPDIQKAFFLLLLVILIGEFFSAPAITLADSAVITLLGEDADKYGHQRMFGSLGWGISMFLVGIALDHSTSFSNHPCGAGNKEKNYNICFSIFSVLMTCAIISAAKITFKYEPVDESQQQASAQFVDPNKKAEEESMNQLAAQLNLPSLAVGSGSAASGACAGGVSSFLAAGHQAQPHIGAESKVFAQTAKELPEWMTVLTHFKDVKTASFLFVAWFMGFGIGLIFTFLFWHLQDYGGTPTLFGVASVINHVSEIFAYFFSFRLITQIGHVKVLCLGLIGNVLRFLYISYLTNPWMVLPFELMQGITHAAVWAASCSYIAHNTPKHLRASGQGVLQGIHHGLGRGCGAIIGGMFVTYYGTTATFRWYGIACLFVLGLFIFINFYRKEQGFISDIPVTEDPHQVAEETSHLAPHGVPSNPIPRALSNSRLNEMNPNGGPYGTYQTTGGNLDIPGGGGGAHNPFAQ
- the LOC132789350 gene encoding LOW QUALITY PROTEIN: gastrulation defective protein 1 homolog (The sequence of the model RefSeq protein was modified relative to this genomic sequence to represent the inferred CDS: inserted 2 bases in 1 codon) — encoded protein: MQRGKISFGKIQLNVNKTPAEPKKRRTXEDAGGFKKMDKQQMIRQIEDVAEDLESQHLKEVMGISGFGRKAAKVFDINEQIAKARTAAPPAPEPQAAENEDEDDVIGPLPPSAAVAETEQQQPAEGTETKTPQEASTDKDDEDEDDADSDGDSDGEASLPRRIPYTHEVQMQHGSRAVLALAGDPSGARIVSGSIDYDMCFWDFAGMDSSMRSFRQLQPCENHPIRALQYSVTGDMILVISGNAQAKVLDRDGFEKLECCKGDQYISDMSRTKGHVAQLTSGCWHPFNREQFLTAALDGTLRIWQGFRVKEQLQVIKTRAQGGLRTSASACNYNRDATLIAAGCVDGSIQTWDTRKMFVNTTHCVRDAHQKGSEITSIVFSYMGQQLATRCNDETMKLWDLRNFKKPMHSWKDLYSRYDTTDCCFSPDDRMLVTGESLAKGQTEANLHFFSTQSFEQVQRIPVAGSHIIKTLWHPKLNQLFVSCGNGIIKCYYDEHRSIRGAKLCVVKTHRKRQPMEMVGVSQIITPHALPLFRQEKTRSSRKKMEKARMDPVKSKRPDLPITSGQGGRVASSGGTLSSYVIRNLGLSKRVDDDQDPREAILKFAKDAAENPYWIAPAYKQTQPKAIFSEKLPADEGAPSAKKTKTESDAT